The following proteins are co-located in the Prinia subflava isolate CZ2003 ecotype Zambia chromosome 16, Cam_Psub_1.2, whole genome shotgun sequence genome:
- the PURA gene encoding transcriptional activator protein Pur-alpha — translation MADRDSGSEQGGGGGGAAGAGGPGAGGGGPGGGGGGGGGPGGGLQHETQELASKRVDIQNKRFYLDVKQNAKGRFLKIAEVGAGGNKSRLTLSMSVAVEFRDYLGDFIEHYAQLGPSQPPELAQAADEPRRALKSEFLVRENRKYYMDLKENQRGRFLRVRQTVNRGPGLGSTQGQTIALPAQGLIEFRDALAKLIDDYGVEEEPAELPEGTSLTVDNKRFFFDVGSNKYGVFMRVSEVKPTYRNSITVPYKVWAKFGHTFCKYSDEMKKIQEKQRDKRAAAAAAPAAGAEPPPEAEAAAAGPPGALLQAEEPEED, via the coding sequence ATGGCGGACAGAGACAGCGGCAGCGagcagggcggcggcggcgggggcgcggcgggcgccggggggccgggcgcgggcggcggcggcccgggcggcggcggcggcggcggcgggggcccGGGCGGCGGGCTGCAGCACGAGACGCAGGAGCTGGCCTCCAAGCGGGTGGACATCCAGAACAAGCGCTTCTACCTGGACGTGAAGCAGAACGCCAAGGGCCGCTTCCTCAAGATCGCCGAGGTGGGCGCGGGCGGCAACAAGAGCCGCCTGACCCTCTCCATGTCGGTGGCCGTCGAGTTCCGCGACTACCTGGGCGACTTCATCGAGCACTACGCGCAGCTGGGGCCCAGCCAGCCCCCCGAGCTGGCGCAGGCGGCCGACGAGCCCCGGCGGGCGCTGAAGAGCGAGTTCCTGGTGCGGGAGAACCGCAAGTACTACATGGATCTGAAGGAGAACCAGCGCGGGCGCTTCCTGCGCGTCCGCCAGACCGTGAACCGCGGCCCGGGGCTGGGCTCCACGCAGGGCCAGACCATCGCGCTGCCCGCGCAGGGCCTCATCGAGTTCCGCGACGCCCTGGCCAAGCTCATCGACGACTACGGCGTGGAGGAGGAGCCGGCCGAGCTGCCCGAGGGCACCTCCTTGACTGTGGACAACAAGCGTTTCTTCTTCGACGTGGGTTCCAACAAGTACGGCGTGTTCATGCGGGTGAGCGAGGTGAAGCCCACCTACCGCAACTCCATCACCGTCCCCTACAAGGTCTGGGCCAAGTTCGGCCACACCTTCTGCAAGTACTCGGACGAGATGAAGAAGATCCAGGAGAAGCAGCGGGACAagcgcgccgccgccgccgccgcccccgccgcgggcgCCGAGCCGCCCCCCGAGGCCGAggcggccgccgccgggccgCCCGGCGCGCTGCTGCAGGCCGAGGAGCCCGAGGAGGACTGA